The Romeriopsis navalis LEGE 11480 genome includes the window GATTCGTCGATTAGCTACATGCTGCGATTTTTCATCCATGACTATACCGATATGCCCCGTGTGCGCGCCGCCGTCAGCAGTCGTATTTGGTATGCAACACAGCGTTATGGTTTAACCATTCCGTTCCCAATTCAAACGGAGTATCAGGTCACGGAAACCGTATCACGCGCTGATCAAGAAGTCCAAGCAATGCTGCGCGGGTTGCGGGCTGTGCCGAGCTTTAGCACGATTCCTCAAACCACCCTCGAAACGCTGACTCAGGATGCGCAGTTACATGAGTATGGCCATGATGAAGCGGCATTAATTCAAGGGGCACCGATTGCTGGAATTTATCTGATTCTACAGGGCCATGCAAACGTTACTTTCCGCGATAATGTCGGGCAAAATCACGACGTTGGAGAACTGACCGCCGGCGATATTTTTGGGGAGAAAATTTTGCTCGGGCAAATGAGTAGTGACCTAACAATCAAAGCCAGTGAAGATCTTAAGGTCATCATCTTCGATGCCGTGAGTTTCCAGTCGTTGATCGATCGAATTCCCAGCCTCGCGACAATCATTAGTGAAACGATGGAATCCCGTCGCCGAACGATGCAACATCAACTCAATTAGTGATTGGCTTCAGACCCGGTCTACTGGCACAATTTTCCTACCGCCTATGCGTTATGGGAACGACGTAAAATCACCTCTTACCATGGTTCATCTCCAGAACCTTACACTAACGGCGATCGTTCAATTGGCTCGATCGCCGCAATTGCTTGTGTAATCGGCTCATAATACACACAGCATAAATGGCCATTCCGCAACAAGGCATTCACTTGCGGCGTGATTGGAAAACGCCATTTGCCGATTACCAGCCAATACAATACAACGCCACCTTTTATATGATCCTGCTGTAATTCGACTTCGCCCTCGATCGTCTTGACCACCTGCAACTGACGACTACGACGATAAATCCGGAACGTTTGGATTCCATATAACAAGACCAACGTCGGCAACACGGCGGTCACACCCAACAGTACCACCTGGGAAAATCCCACCCCATTGCGGAAATCGAACACCCGTCCACTTTGCCAAAGCACATACAATAGCCCATACATCGGAATCGCGAAAAAACCCGCCAAACCACTTACCCACCGAGCATCCGATCGTGCCATGACTTGTAAACGTGACTGCTGTGCTGGGGTCAATCGACCAGTGCGATTAATCGCTAAATCCGCTTCCGTCACCTGGTATGCGGCTAACAATAAATCGCGCGACGGAGGTGGCAACTGTAATTCCTGCACTGATCCAGGATCTACGATCCCCCGGCGAACCAACTCCGCCGCAATTACCGTTCGGACATCGGGCCGATAATCCTGAAGTTCCGTCGCCGCTTGTTGCAGTTCCGTATCACTTTTGCGTTGCCAAATTTCCGTGATTGACATACCTGTCTAGCTCGCTTCAAGATCACCGAGCAACCTAAATCCCAGCGATCAATACTTATGCAAACAACAAACCGCCGATCGCAAAAATCCGATCGGCGATTTGAAGCATACAACTAAAACTCAACGAATCAACCTAATCGGCCACTTCGTCCTTTACTGCAGCCTTTGCTTTCGCCGCAGTTGCCTTCTTGGTCGTCGTCGAAGTTTTCTTTGCCGCTGTCTTTTTAGTTGTGCTAGCAGCACTTTTTGCAGGGGTCTTCTTCGCCGCAGTTTTCTTGGTCGTAGTCGTTTTCTTCGCAGTGGTTTTCTTCTTCGTTGTGCTCTTTTTCTTCGTCGTCTTTTTCTTACCGGAAGTTTCAGCCTTTGCCGCTAGTGCAACAACCGCCAACTCCATCGTCATGGACTCAAGGGTTTGACCTTCTGGTAGAGAAGCATTAATTTTTCCATGCTTCACATAGTGACCATAGGGGCCATCGTAAATATTCACGGGTTCATCGTCATCCGGGTGGGGACCCAACTCACGCAACGGCGTTGCCGATCGCCGTCCCCGCGTTGCCTTCGGCTGTGCTAACAATTCTAAGGCCCGTTCAAAGGTCACTGTCACAGGGTCATCATCACCCTTGAGCGATCGATAATCCTTCTTGACCTTGCCATCCTCACCTTTGCCTAAATCATGGACAACATAGGGGCCAAACCGACCCAGGCTCGACTGCACCTTGCGCCCTGTGTCCGGGTGCAAGCCCAAAGTCCGGGGCAAGCTCAGTAACCCGACGGCCTGCTGGAGAGTGATATTTTCAGGTGTTGTCCCCTTGGGCAGAGATGAGCGTTTTGGCTTCTTCTTACTGCCTTCCTCGACCTCGCCCAATTGCACATAGGGTCCATAGGTGCCGATCAACACATAAATTGCTTCCCCCGTATCAGGGTGTAACCCCAATTTCTCTGGCCCATCCAATTTCTGCTTAATTAGCACTTCAACTTGGTGTGCATCCAGATCAGCCGGGGTTAAGCCGTTAGGAATATTCGCTTTAACGACTTCGCCATCTTCTTGATCGAGTTCGAGATAGGCACCGTACTTACCAATCCGGACTTTGGCACAGAGATCGGCCAGGGAAATTGTCTTCGCCGCACCAGGATCAATTTCACTTTCCTGCTCTTGGACTTGCGTTTCTAGACCTTCATCCCCGAGGTAGAAATCCTTCAGATAAGGCAGCCATTCCGCCTCCCCCATAGAAATATCATCCAGCGTGCGCTCCATCCGGGCCGTAAAGCTCGGATCAACGAGATCCGGGAAATGCTGCTCCAACAAGGCCGTCACCGCAAAGGCTGTAAACGTCGGCACCAAAGAATTCCCCGCCGGTTGGACATAGCCGCGATCGATAATTGTCCCGAGGATGCTGGCATAGGTACTCGGACGACCAATGCCTTCACTTTCCAACATCTTCACCAAAGAAGCTTCTGTATAGCGGGCGGGCGGTTGAGTTTCATGACCGATCGCGTCCAAATTCTGACAATTTGGGTGATCGCCTTGCTTCAAGTTCGGCAGAATCAACTCCTGACCTTCGATCGCCGCATCTGGATCGTCCGATCCTTCGACATAAGCCCGGAAAAAACCAGGGAAATCAATCCGCTTACCGGAAGCCCGAAAAATCGCATCTTCGACGCTAATCTGCATCGTGATATTGGTCTGACGGGCATCCGCCATCTGGGTCGCCATCGTCCGCTTCCAAATTAAGTCATACAAACGAAATTCGCGATCGGCTAAGCCCGTTTCCTGCGGCGTCCGAAAGCTGCTACCAGCAGGCCGAATTGCTTCGTGGGCTTCTTGGGCACCCTTTGATTTCGTGGTGTACTGGCGTGGGCTGGGACTCAGATATTCCTTGCCATACTTGGTTTCAACCCCCGATCGGGCCGCGGAGATCGCCTGCTGCGACAGATTCACTGAGTCCGTCCGCATATAGGTAATAAAGCCTTTCTCGTACAAGCCCTGGGCGGTCCGCATTGTCTCCCGCGCCGACATGCCCAGCTTCCGGTTGGCTTCCTGCTGCAAGGTGGACGTGATAAATGGTGGCGAGGGCTTACGGGTGGTAGGCTTCTCTTCAAGCTTTGTTACTGTCCACGGCTTCCCGTCGAGCCGCGCTTGCAATTCCTGGGATTCCTGCTCATTTAGCAGGACGACTTTCTTCCCTTCGGCAATCGCACCAGTATTCTCATCAAAATCAGCGCCCGTAGCCAGCTTTGTGCCCCCCAGACTGATTAGTTTCGCTTCAAATTCTTTCTTTTTATCCGCCGCCGGCGCGAGCAGAGCTTTGAGATCCCAGTATGAACCCTGCTTAAAGGCACGGCGCTCCCGCTCCCGGCGCACTGTCAGGCGCACTGCAACCGACTGCACGCGGCCAGCGGACAGACCGTACTTAATCTTCTTCCACAGCAGCGGTGAAATGGTGTAGCCCACTAGCCGATCGAGAATCCGGCGAGTTTCCTGAGCGCGTACCAGCTTTTCATCCACATCCCGACAGTCTTTGATCGCCGCTTTGATCGCTTCTTCCGTAATCTCGTGGAATACCATCCGCTTGACTGGGACTTTGGGCTTCAAGATCTGCATCAAGTGCCAAGAAATGCTTTCCCCTTCGCGGTCTTCATCAGTCGCGAGGAGCAGTTCGTCAGCTTCTTTAAGCGCATCTTTAAGGGTCTTGACCACCTTCTTCTTATCGCTGGGGATCAAGTAAATCGGATCAAAATCCGCCCGCACATCAACACCCAATTCGCGAATCCGCTTATCGGTAATATCCTTGGGCACATCCTTGGTTGATTGCGGCAAATCGCGTACGTGCCCCATCGAGGCTTCCACTCGATAGCCTTTGGGCAAGTAATTACGAATCGTCTTCGCTTTAGTCGGGGATTCAACAATAACCAAAGTTGACATAACTGCTGCGTTCTCTTTATTCCAACAGGAGTGATGAATAAGCGGGCCGGGGACACAATCGCACACCAACCTGATTTGGGGCGAGTCCTATCTAACTTATATCTATATGTACGAAGATCGGGCCGGCTTTCATTGAGATTTCCAGAAGATTTTTGATTCCGGATCCTAATTTAAGTTAACCCAGAAAATCACATAACCATCATCATGCCCAACAAATTTGCGAAGCATCACAATGCCCGATAAAACAGTTAGGTGCAACCAGATGATGAGGGATGCAACGTGACTATTAGGGCAATCTAGTCGATTACGGTCGTTTCGTCGAGACGGGGAATTGCCCCATAGGGCATGCCATAAACCCGACTGCCCATCCAACGATAAAACGGTAAAACCGCCAGACCGCCGGAAGCACGGTAAAATTCCTAAGGGAAGCTGACCGATTTTTTTTTCGGGCCAGGTTTTTCAAGCCAGATTTTTCATTTCAGAACACCAAGCCGCTTGCGTATGGATTTTGCAACACTCGCCTCGCAGTTGAATGCGGGCACAATCTTACCGGAGGGGGTCGTCATCGCGACGATCATGACGGTAATCATCACAGACTTAATCATTGGGCGATCGCGCTCAACCAAGATTGCACCGTTAATCGCGATCGCCGGTCTGCTCGGGGCGGTGGCCATGCTGATTACCCAATGGGATCTCACGAACCCAATTGGCTTTTTGGGCGCGTTTAATGCGGATGCAATGAGTATTGTATTCCGGGGAATCGTCGCCCTGTCAGCGGCGGGAACGATCCTCATGTCGATCCGCTATGTCGATCAGTCGGGTACGCCAGTAGCCGAGTTTCTCGCCATCCTGATGACCGCCGCTTTAGGCGGCATGTTGCTCAGTGGGGCAAATGAACTCGTGATGGTCTTCGTCGCGTTAGAAACATTAAGTATTTCTTCATATCTGCTGACGGGCTATACCAAACGTGATCCTCGTTCCAATGAGGCGGCGCTGAAATATTTGCTGATCGGGGCTTCGAGTTCCGCGATTTTCCTCTACGGTTCTTCATTGCTTTACGGTCTATCCGGTGGTGAAACGCAGCTTGACAAAATTGCCACACAAATTACGGCAGCGGGTTTAGGCCAGTCGATCGGTTTAGTGATTGCGCTAGTTTTTACCATCGCTGGTGTGGCGTTCAAGATGGGTGCGGTACCGTTCCACCAATGGACACCGGACGTCTATGAAGGTTCACCGACGCCGGTGGTTGCGTTTCTTTCCGTCGGTTCCAAAGCGGCTGGTTTTGCCTTAGCCATTCGTTTACTGACGGGCGCGTTCCCGATGGTGATTGAGGAATGGCACTTCGTCATGACGGCTTTGGCGGTGCTCAGTATGGTGCTGGGTAACGTTGTGGCCTTGGCGCAGACCAGCATGAAGCGACTCTTGGCTTACTCTTCGATCGGTCAAGCTGGCTTCATTATGATTGGTCTCGTCGTGGGCAGTAATGCCGGTTATTCCAGCATGATGTTCTACTTGATCGCCTATCTGATGATGAACTTGGGCGCGTTTACCTGCGTGATTCTGTTCTCCTTGCGGACGGGTACGGACCAGATTAGTGAGTACTCCGGGCTGTATCAGAAAGATCCGTTGCTGACATTGGCACTATCGGTTTGCCTCTTGTCGCTCGGTGGAATTCCACCGATGGTGGGCTTCTTCGGTAAGTTGTACTTGTTCTGGGCCGGTTGGCAAGCCGGGGCTTACGGCTTGGTGCTGTTGGGTCTAGTCACCAGCGTCATTTCCATCTATTACTACATCCGTGTGGTGAAGATGATGGTGGTCAAGGAACCGCAGGAGATGTCGGATGCCGTACTGAACTACCCCGAAATTGATTGGTCCGTCTTTGGTATGCGGCCCTTGCAAGTTGGCCTGATCATTTCGTTGATTGCCACGTCAGCCTTCGGGATTCTATCCAATCCGTTGTTTAGCCTATCGAATGTAGCAGTTGAGAAGACACCCATGCTTCAGGCTGCCGCTGTGAATTCCGATGCGAAACAGTCAAAGGTAATTAAGGCGGAAGCTGTTGCACCGCAGTTAGTGAGCTTGGTGTCTCCGAAACAATAGCGGTTATAAATTTAAATCATCTTCAAAGCAGTCTCTTAATTAAGAGGCTGCTTTTTTGGTGGCCGAAATACCGCATCGCGACACGATACTTTCGCCAGATAAACCACACCCGACGCATCCGGTGGCAAAAAACACCTCATCAATCCGACAGCCGGTTTCCTTCACCTCCACCGAGTCAAACCAATAATCGGCGGCATTCGCTGGCGATTCCGGCAATAACTCAAACAAAAGCAATGGTGATCGTTGAAAAATCTTGTAAAAAATCGAATCCCGGCGCATGGTCTAGATAGTAATGACATTAGACAAACCGATTGGCACCGCTAATAAGACAATTATCTCCGCTTGACTGGTTCATTTGAACCCATCGCCAGAGGGAGATTTAACGCAGAGAGCCCAATAAATGACTAAACAAGATCTTAAACAGCAAATCGCCCGCTATGCTAACCGGAATCTACAAACGCGCAAAAACTGGTATTCGCCAGCGGCAACGGCATATAATCAGGCCCGCCCAGATTATCCCGAGGCTTTCCTGCGCCAAGTGATCGACGTTGCTCAACTATCACAGCAATCGCATATCCTCGAAATTGGCTGTGGTCCTGGGACGGCTACCGTAGGGCTTGCGCCGTTAGTGAGAAAAATTCAAGCGATCGAACCCAATCCTGATTTCCACCAAATCGCGACCCAAAACTGCGACCCCCACCCAAATATCGAAATTCACAACACATCCTTTGAAGAATGGCCCCTTGCCGCAATGCAATTTGATGCTGTGGTTGCGGCCAGTTCATTTCACTGGATACCCGCCGAAGTTGGTTATCCCAAAGCCGCTGATGCCCTACGGGAAAATGGCCATCTAATTCTGCTATGGAACAAGGAACTGTATCCTCGCGTTGAGCTTTACCAAGAGCTATCCAAAATTTATCAAACCCACGCGCCAGAACTCGATCGATTCGAGGATGAACCGACACAGTTAAAAATTCTCAGCCAACTTGGAGCGATGATCACCGAGTCCGACCGCTTTCACAATCTCACCACTGACCACGTTAGAACCGAAGTCACGTACAGCATCGATCGCTACTTCACGCTACTCAATACCTATTCGCCTTATATCAAGCTCGATCCAACAGTCAAAGCTGCGCTGTTTCAAGATTTGCGGCAGACGATCAAGCAACATTGCGGCACCGAAATCCCGCTTTCTTATATTTCCGCTTTTCACATTGCTCAAAAGATCTAGACCGTGACGGTCTTACTTTGCCTTGGCTTTCCGTTTGGCAATTGTCTTGGTCGCAGTTTTAGCCGTCTTGGCTGCTGCTGGCTTAGCTTTAGTTTTCTTCGTTTTCGCCGCCGCTACGACCCTCCCGCGACTCGCCCGCAGCTTCTCGGCTTGAGCCAACAGCGAATCAGCAAAGTCAAACGTCGCTTTCGCGGAACCATCTTCATCCTTCACCACGTCACCCGCCGCGATCGTTGCCAATTCCAACCGCCGCTCATCCATATCCAACGGCTCCAACCGCACCACAGTCCGCAAACTATCGTCTTTGGCGGAAGCCCGCTTCACGGGTTTACCATTCTCACCAATCACTTCCTTACGCACCCGATAATGGGCATCCGCCATCGCCGCAATAATCGGCTGATGCGTCACACACAAGACTTGCTGATGATGACTCAAATGGTGCAACTTCTCGGCGATCGAGTTAGCCACTCGTCCTGAAACCCCCGCATCAATCTCATCAAACACCAACGTCCCAACGCCATCCACCTGGGAAAAGCAAGCCTGCAAAGCGAGCAAAAATCGACTCATCTCACCGCCAGAAGCCACATCCACTAGCGGCTGCAGCGGTTCACCCGGGTTGGGACTAAACAAATATGTAATCTTGTCCCCGCCATATGTGCCCGGTGTGATCGGCGTGATTCCAACTTGGAACTGCACCTTATCCATTGCGAGGGGCTTCAGCTCATCGACCAATTGCTTTTCGAGCTTGTGGGCTTCGACTTTGCGCAAATTGGTCAGCACGGCACAGGCATCTGCCAATTCCGTCTGACATTTTTCCACATCCGCTTCCAGCTCCTCTAGCGACTGACCATTGCCCGTCAGCTCATCCACCTGCGCTTGCAGCGAATCCCGCAGATTGATCGCCTCTTCTAAGGTCGGTGCATATTTGCGTAAAATCTGTTTCAGCACATTGATCCGTTCCTGGACTTCATCCAATCGCTGCGGATCAGCTTCCAGGGATTTGCCATAGGAATTGATGTCCTTGCCCGCACTTTCGACTTGAGCCAAGGCATTCGTGACGGCATCGGCGATCGGCTGCAATTCCCGATCGATTTCTGCCATATTTTGCAAAATCCGTTCCGCATCGCCGAGCAACTCCGAACAAGGCGGGGTATTGCCGGTTTCGTTGTCATACAGCATTTGATAGATCGTATAGCTTTGCTGTTGCAAATCCACCGTATGACTTAAGCGCTGCTGCTCATTCTCTAGCTGCTCCATCTCATCCGGCTCAGTCAGCTGCGCTTCTTTCAGCTCCGCCAACTGATACTCGAATAAGTCCAATTGCTGCTGACGCTGCGATTCCAGCTTGAGTCGTTCTTCTAGCGCCTTCTTGGCTTGCTGCGCCACCTCAAAGGCTTTCGCCACCACCGCCCGCTGCTTAAAAATTGCCGTACCGCCAAAGCTATCCAGCCAATCGCGCTGCAAGGCGGGATTACCCAGCTGCACAGTCTGACCTTGGGCG containing:
- a CDS encoding class I SAM-dependent methyltransferase, with product MTKQDLKQQIARYANRNLQTRKNWYSPAATAYNQARPDYPEAFLRQVIDVAQLSQQSHILEIGCGPGTATVGLAPLVRKIQAIEPNPDFHQIATQNCDPHPNIEIHNTSFEEWPLAAMQFDAVVAASSFHWIPAEVGYPKAADALRENGHLILLWNKELYPRVELYQELSKIYQTHAPELDRFEDEPTQLKILSQLGAMITESDRFHNLTTDHVRTEVTYSIDRYFTLLNTYSPYIKLDPTVKAALFQDLRQTIKQHCGTEIPLSYISAFHIAQKI
- a CDS encoding NAD(P)H-quinone oxidoreductase subunit N, which encodes MDFATLASQLNAGTILPEGVVIATIMTVIITDLIIGRSRSTKIAPLIAIAGLLGAVAMLITQWDLTNPIGFLGAFNADAMSIVFRGIVALSAAGTILMSIRYVDQSGTPVAEFLAILMTAALGGMLLSGANELVMVFVALETLSISSYLLTGYTKRDPRSNEAALKYLLIGASSSAIFLYGSSLLYGLSGGETQLDKIATQITAAGLGQSIGLVIALVFTIAGVAFKMGAVPFHQWTPDVYEGSPTPVVAFLSVGSKAAGFALAIRLLTGAFPMVIEEWHFVMTALAVLSMVLGNVVALAQTSMKRLLAYSSIGQAGFIMIGLVVGSNAGYSSMMFYLIAYLMMNLGAFTCVILFSLRTGTDQISEYSGLYQKDPLLTLALSVCLLSLGGIPPMVGFFGKLYLFWAGWQAGAYGLVLLGLVTSVISIYYYIRVVKMMVVKEPQEMSDAVLNYPEIDWSVFGMRPLQVGLIISLIATSAFGILSNPLFSLSNVAVEKTPMLQAAAVNSDAKQSKVIKAEAVAPQLVSLVSPKQ
- the topA gene encoding type I DNA topoisomerase — encoded protein: MSTLVIVESPTKAKTIRNYLPKGYRVEASMGHVRDLPQSTKDVPKDITDKRIRELGVDVRADFDPIYLIPSDKKKVVKTLKDALKEADELLLATDEDREGESISWHLMQILKPKVPVKRMVFHEITEEAIKAAIKDCRDVDEKLVRAQETRRILDRLVGYTISPLLWKKIKYGLSAGRVQSVAVRLTVRRERERRAFKQGSYWDLKALLAPAADKKKEFEAKLISLGGTKLATGADFDENTGAIAEGKKVVLLNEQESQELQARLDGKPWTVTKLEEKPTTRKPSPPFITSTLQQEANRKLGMSARETMRTAQGLYEKGFITYMRTDSVNLSQQAISAARSGVETKYGKEYLSPSPRQYTTKSKGAQEAHEAIRPAGSSFRTPQETGLADREFRLYDLIWKRTMATQMADARQTNITMQISVEDAIFRASGKRIDFPGFFRAYVEGSDDPDAAIEGQELILPNLKQGDHPNCQNLDAIGHETQPPARYTEASLVKMLESEGIGRPSTYASILGTIIDRGYVQPAGNSLVPTFTAFAVTALLEQHFPDLVDPSFTARMERTLDDISMGEAEWLPYLKDFYLGDEGLETQVQEQESEIDPGAAKTISLADLCAKVRIGKYGAYLELDQEDGEVVKANIPNGLTPADLDAHQVEVLIKQKLDGPEKLGLHPDTGEAIYVLIGTYGPYVQLGEVEEGSKKKPKRSSLPKGTTPENITLQQAVGLLSLPRTLGLHPDTGRKVQSSLGRFGPYVVHDLGKGEDGKVKKDYRSLKGDDDPVTVTFERALELLAQPKATRGRRSATPLRELGPHPDDDEPVNIYDGPYGHYVKHGKINASLPEGQTLESMTMELAVVALAAKAETSGKKKTTKKKSTTKKKTTAKKTTTTKKTAAKKTPAKSAASTTKKTAAKKTSTTTKKATAAKAKAAVKDEVAD
- a CDS encoding Rpn family recombination-promoting nuclease/putative transposase, whose protein sequence is MRRDSIFYKIFQRSPLLLFELLPESPANAADYWFDSVEVKETGCRIDEVFFATGCVGCGLSGESIVSRCGISATKKAAS
- the recN gene encoding DNA repair protein RecN is translated as MLLSLCIDNFALIDHLELDFGQGLNVLTGETGAGKSIILDAIDTVLGGKPPGRAVRTGAEKATIEAHFQMRPTLLEWCEQAEIDVDDDALICSREIGGSGQRNRNRINGVLVNKQQMQSLRDRLVEITAQGQTVQLGNPALQRDWLDSFGGTAIFKQRAVVAKAFEVAQQAKKALEERLKLESQRQQQLDLFEYQLAELKEAQLTEPDEMEQLENEQQRLSHTVDLQQQSYTIYQMLYDNETGNTPPCSELLGDAERILQNMAEIDRELQPIADAVTNALAQVESAGKDINSYGKSLEADPQRLDEVQERINVLKQILRKYAPTLEEAINLRDSLQAQVDELTGNGQSLEELEADVEKCQTELADACAVLTNLRKVEAHKLEKQLVDELKPLAMDKVQFQVGITPITPGTYGGDKITYLFSPNPGEPLQPLVDVASGGEMSRFLLALQACFSQVDGVGTLVFDEIDAGVSGRVANSIAEKLHHLSHHQQVLCVTHQPIIAAMADAHYRVRKEVIGENGKPVKRASAKDDSLRTVVRLEPLDMDERRLELATIAAGDVVKDEDGSAKATFDFADSLLAQAEKLRASRGRVVAAAKTKKTKAKPAAAKTAKTATKTIAKRKAKAK